Proteins from a single region of Melanotaenia boesemani isolate fMelBoe1 chromosome 3, fMelBoe1.pri, whole genome shotgun sequence:
- the apcdd1l gene encoding protein APCDD1-like, with product MSNGCFSHLLRGLCLLWQAIFVVSAGSAASKLWEVPTDPFSFSSNLSGSLQWEPHCQYHHLQDRVKITTDIPPMLDGTWVSTRCEVRPGPEFLTRSYTFHTSRHFQALQHYYSDSGCEDPVYSLMIRGKIRLRQASWITHGGTEAEHHLSKVGIVVHTVAAKQRLISRLPPACVGMSLGRVVPGKLYELYNTRAGRGCLAALGFTMMELGLVRVETQYRSHGGKVQELFLGDIHTDWTQRTQHRPTGYQQPLQSALHHVHPCPVCALVYRSSEQRPPVLLHNPTVPLSLSGRWVSQRCETRPTVLFLTREFTFNPSQHAWEGIYRHYSDSTCSQPTFILRAVGHYAEGNPSAKLSGASEFVFKVTQVKVTALDKPRVKLLNSTRPGKCGKAGRWEVGMEQDLTPTNGCTVLGIKLPHKEYELFKMELDHKKNPLLFNGERPTDGSTPDRPLRRPTSFQAAMVLCSGEEPQSSDSSFNSKQIQLVSGTEKLTQLVLLVFGCALLSWLGVY from the exons ATGTCAAACGGATGTTTCAGTCACCTGTTGAGAGGATTATGCTTGCTCTGGCAAG CAATATTTGTGGTCAGTGCTGGGAGTGCTGCGAGTAAACTATGGGAAGTGCCCACAGATcccttctctttctcctccaATCTCAGCGGGAGCCTGCAGTGGGAGCCCCACTGTCAGTATCACCACCTACAGGACAGAGTGAAAATCACCACAGACATCCCACCAATGCTGGATGGCACCTGGGTGTCAACAAG ATGTGAAGTTCGCCCAGGTCCGGAGTTTCTAACCCGGTCCTACACCTTCCACACCAGCCGTCATTTCCAGGCCCTACAGCACTACTACTCCGATAGTGGCTGTGAAGATCCAGTGTACTCCCTGATGATCAGGGGGAAGATTCGTCTGCGTCAGGCTTCGTGGATCACCCATGGGGGCACAGAGGCTGAACACCACCTCAGCAAGGTGGGCATTGTGGTTCACACCGTTGCAGCAAAGCAGAGACTGATCTCCAGGCTTCCTCCAGCCTGCGTGGGCATGAGCCTGGGAAGAGTTGTGCCAGGGAAGCTGTATGAGCTGTACAACACCCGGGCAGGAAGGGGATGTCTGGCAGCGCTGGGTTTCACTATGATGGAACTGGGTCTGGTACGAGTGGAAACGCAGTACCGCAGCCATGGAGGAAAGGTTCAGGAGCTGTTCCTGGGTGATATTCACACGGACTGGACCCAGAGAACTCAGCACAGACCTACAGGGTACCAGCAGCCACTGCAGAGCGCCTTG CACCATGTCCACCCTTGCCCTGTGTGCGCTCTGGTGTACCGCTCTTCAGAGCAGCGCCCCCCCGTGTTGCTCCACAACCCTACAGTTCCTCTGTCTCTATCTGGCCGCTGGGTAAGCCAGCGCTGCGAAACCCGTCCCACTGTTCTCTTCCTCACCCGAGAATTCACCTTCAATCCTAGTCAGCATGCCTGGGAAGGCATCTACAGACACTACTCTGATTCTACCTGCTCACAGCCCACTTTCATCCTGAGAGCAGTGGGCCATTACGCTGAGGGAAACCCTTCTGCCAAACTCTCAGGAGCATCTGAGTTTGTCTTCAAAGTAACCCAGGTGAAAGTCACAGCCTTGGACAAGCCCAGAGTAAAGTTGCTGAACAGtacaagaccaggaaagtgtgGCAAAGCAGGACGCTGGGAGGTTGGGATGGAGCAGGACTTGACTCCCACAAATGGGTGCACAGTGTTGGGTATCAAACTGCCACATAAGGAGTATGAGCTCTTTAAGATGGAGTTGGATcacaaaaaaaaccctcttttaTTCAATGGAGAGCGGCCAACCGATGGGTCCACTCCTGACAGACCACTAAGGCGTCCCACCTCCTTTCAGGCTGCCATGGTGCTTTGCAGTGGGGAAGAGCCTCAGTCCTCTGATTCAAGTTTTAACAGCAAGCAAATACAGTTAGTCAGTGGGACAGAGAAGCTGACACAGCTGGTCCTCCTGGTGTTTGGATGTGCACTGCTCAGCTGGCTTGGTGTTTATTAG